A region of the Excalfactoria chinensis isolate bCotChi1 unplaced genomic scaffold, bCotChi1.hap2 Scaffold_85, whole genome shotgun sequence genome:
gaAAAGGACTGTCGTGAGAAACACAAAACCTTCAggacagaagaaatgaaaggacTTGAGAGCATtgtggcagtgtaaagagagcaggaatgaaaagagcacgttgtgctgctgtcagtggctgTACCTCCACCAGACCCAGACaaagtaggaagagagaagagctaaggaaaagtctgctttgaaagctttttatttatctcttaacCTATTCAGGGAAACTGGTtccatgtttacatgagctcttggagtgagaaaatggagattaggtaggaaagaagtgaaaaaaaaatattttatttaaaagttcaataacatttttttgCGGGTTACTATATCACGCAAAATCATACTatcaaagaagcagaaatgtcatggttttgtgctgttgctgtcaatattctacatcacgacatcatgtgcagtatgaatcactaactgagggtacaaataaTGGCAAACGGgtttggtggtataagaaagtgtagttgttaatggcatacagaagtgtaacagagggtatgcggaagtgtaacagaagtgtaacataaagaaccatcactgggaattgCGTGAGGAAGATGTGAACTTTATTGAAGCTAGAATACTGTGTactgcaacaccttcctgagagagtgcttgatctccctgttcctcatgctgtagataataggaTTCAGcgttggaggaaccactgagtacagaagtgccactgtcagatccaggagtggggaggaaatggaggggggcttaaggtaggcaaaaaaggcagtgctgagaaacagggagaccacggccaggtgagggaggcacgtggagaaggctttgtgccgtccctgctcagagggcatccgCAGCACAGTcttgaagatctgcacataggacacaactatgtagacaaagcacccaaagcctaaactgccaataaaaatgataagcacaacttccctgaagTAGGAGTCTGAGCAGGAcagcttgaggatctgggggatttcacagaaaaactggttgacaacattgccgtggcagagaggcagtgaaaacgtactggcagtgtgcagaagGGAActgagaaccccagcgccccaggcagctgctgccatggtggcacaagctctgctgtccatcaaggtcccgtagtgcaggggcttgcagatggcaatgtagcggtcataggacatgatggtgagaagggaaagctctgctgagaagaagaagacaaagaaaaagatctgtgcagcacatcctgcgtaggagatagccctggtgtcccagagggcgttggccatggctttggggagagtggtggagatgcagcccaggtcgaggagggccaggttgaggaggaagaagttcatgggggtgtgcaggcggcggtcgcaggctacggctgtgctgatgaggccgttgcccaggagggcagccaggtagatgcccagcaagagccagaagtgcaggagctgcagctgccgcgtgtctgccaacggcagcaggaggaactcactgttggagctgctgttgggcatctgcttttcttccttggcTTGAAttcctgttcagagtgcagaataTAAGGAAAAGTTCAAACCATTATCAGAGACACTCTTTCTGCTGTATTATGAAATCTTTTAATTCTCCTATGACATTGTTCATTTAGCACCAcaactttaatttaatttcatgaagttcaacattCCATAAGCAGAAGAAGCATATGGAGTTGTAGCCTTCCTATCATCTTCTAATCTTATCCTATCTCTGTGGTTATTCTCATCTGTTTCTTGTCTCATATCTTTTCCCACACAGCTCTTAGAGCCCCCAAACCCAACCTCTGTTCCTTCCAATATTTATAAGATAAACATGCCTGTTTGCAAGATAAGTGCATTATTCTTGTCAAGAGGAAATGATAATAATTTCAACTAGTTCCACCCTTTGAgagagaagaagctgaagcacagcacatgTGACTGctctcaaaacaaacaatagaCTGAAGAGAATTTCAGGAatctcagagctgtgtccagATTAGGCAGCCCATTTTAGATTTCTACCTATAATCCTTCTTGCCTTCCCTAAGAACAGGAGATGGAAAGTCCCTGTCTAGGCTAGGCTGTCCTCTTGCAAAGAACTCTtagaaacattcagttgtgcagtggagctgtgatccccctgccccaggcagcagctgtggcagcacaagccctgccggggggctccttcaCCCCACACGTGACCCCGAAGCACCCTGGACAGatccccgggcaggctgagtgctgagcctggcaggcggcagagtcccatagccggcacacagcccctggggcacagcagggaccctgctctgcaggacagccctgggcacccgcctgcagccccacatgcacagcctgcagccgtgctgggacatgcagccctcagggctgtgctctgatgctgaagcacggaagccctcagcttgagcagaaggctttttccacaataaagaatcatgcagtgcctgcagccagatctgctatgggatgtcacAGttatagttaaccctctatgaatagCGTCTGTatggcctgaagtgagacttaccgtgtcattgtctgtcagcaatgctcctgcagcatGTTCCGAGCCTGCTCACTGCATacacatcctggaagctctctcccctttctctcctctccttctgacacctgaaggctgtgctgtgcacgagatctgctcctgggcacagctgtctctgcagcaccatcctcttttatgagctccctgtgtcccaggagcccagcccagctcagcacacctgaggatttgagtttctcttcctcagtgCTTCCTCTGGAGATTTCCCTGGGGCTCCTGAGATGAATGTTCCTGATAGACAGCAGGGTCATCTCTGAAAAAGGCTCTTGGATGTCAGATAAACTGGACAGACTGATTCCAGAAGCATGGTTTGGAGTTGAGGAAACAACCTCTCTAACCTGGAGTTAGGTTTTAATGCAGGAATGCATGTATTCGGCACAGGATGCAAAGGGGATCAGTTCTTCCTTGcacaccagcaagcagaagtgttacttATTTTAATGTCAGGATGATCCACATTCAGCAGATCTCCTGGAACTCATctacatattcattattttccaggaacTCATTTACGTTCTGTTCCTCCCTCTGGCACATGCGCTGTTTGTAGCTGGGTTCTTCCTGCAGTGGTCGTGGGGATGAAATCAGACATCTTCCTTGCAAACACTCAATGTCTTCCTCATTCGGTCCCTTTTACCCCATCATGTTTGATAGAAGTAGTCTGGTTCTGTCTTGCTTTTTCAATTTAGGGTGCAGGATGCTATTCCTTTAATGTAACTGCTCATCCTACCTGTTTATGGGCCCATATACCTGTCTTCTACCTTTGAGGCTAACTCTTTTACTGTATCAGGTTGTCCTAACAGATTGTGTTTGCCTAGCAGGAGTGTAAATGCCTCACCTggaaagctctgctcctggcccttaataaaaaagacacacagacaaggacagggaatCTCTGACTCCCCCTTTGCAGGGCTGTCATTCAGATGAGGCAATCAGTGCAGGTGTCTCATGTGCAGATGTAAAACACTGGGGTTGAAAGCAGATTCACTTCCCCACAGACCCATGGGAAATGGGACTCCTCTTGCTTTGGAGCAGATGATAACAAGGGGTTGCCTGTATGCATGAGCCCCTGGTCTGAATCCTTGGTCTTTCTACAGCTGGAAGTTACTTGCTCACATACAGACACTCGATGGGCAGAAGGTGCCTGTGGTGCTCATAGATGTGTTTAGCAGTGCCAGCAAGCTGTGGTAGATGACATCTAAGAGAGTCACcaccttcctgagcatcagctggaaGCCAGACGAGGCATGGGAGTATTCTTGGCCATCCTAAATGACTACATCTCTTCGAGTAATGGGCACCTGAGAGTACAGCGTTATTCAGCTgaccaaatggatgagctcaccagaagaagagacagatctttctctgttcccCATCTATTGCAAATTCCAGAGCTTAAAGCATTTCAAAGCTGTGACACACCTTCATTCTCTCACTGGTGACACCTTTCTTTGTTCTGGGCTCACGTTTGAATGGCATTTCCATGGGGCCTCCAACACACTCCCAGCCAGCTGACAAATGCAGTTGAGGaccttcaggaaagccaagcCTTGGTAGTGTCAGTGCTCACTGAACAACTGTGAGCCCCACAGTGTGTCTCATacctgtgtgccaccttctGAACACCAGTACCATGGTGTAGATGCGAGGCCCAGCCAGGCTATATGCTTCTGGAATgggatgctttctgaagagtcTTTACACCAATGAGAAGACCACAGGCATTCACTCAGTGCACTCAAaatttctgtgcatttgctgGCCTAGGGTCTGGTTTGGCTCACGGAGACACTGTGGGATGGTTCCCACCTCTGAACTGTAGCAAATGGGGTACGGACTCTTTATGACGGGTGgccaaggaagatgaggaaaggctgctgccctctgtgagagtgcactgagctctgcctggggatggcagaggagccagctgagaactgatggaaagggctcagagagagcagcagattctgttccttgcttcctgatcaggaagaacaagaggaggGAGACAGGCAGGTAGCTCAGTTACAGCTGGGATggcattgttttcttcagactgtctgctctggtgcagtgttttggttctaggagaaaagcaTTGATAACACTCTGatgtttacagctgctgctaagcagtgttgtacagagccagtGCCATGTTCAGTGGAGTGCCCAAGGAACTGAGGGGAACAGACTGAGGACAGCTGTCTTAAAGCGACCAAAGGGACGTTCCTCTCCATCTGTCAACAAGCAGAAGGCGTACTGAAAGGGGTGTGAGATAATTTCactctctcttctgctgctcaggagcCAGCTGGCCATCAGTCTGGTGATGCTGAGCATGTGCATGTGAATCAGTTGTAATGTACTATACCATATATCTGGATATATAGTCATGACGATTACATCTCTCCTTTCAtctctcttagtaaatagcttcatGTCAACTCACaagttgtactttttttcccccagttcccttccccatcccactgggaagtgggcagtgcacaaagcactgtgtgctacTGAGCCACATGTTGGGTTCAACAACCACCATCATTTTGGTGCCCGATGTGGGGCTCCAAGGGACATCTGTCCAGAGCTAGTTAACACAGAGCTTTGTAGGAGCTGGAGAATTTGCTGGCCATGATGCTGattgtttccttatttgtgAAGCTTGTTGAGTCTTCTCATGAAGCTGCATTGTACAattccttgcttgctgcttgttttccctgctgcactgtttgtcaaCTCTGGGGGCTGGATTTGGGTATGCTGTTTGACCTTGGTTTATATCATGATAAAATAGGCAGCTGACAAAGTGAAGTTTTGAGGACATCCAGCTCTGCGATCATCTTTGAGTTTTGGAAGCAATACTGTCGATATGATTAGGAATTACACCCCTTTTGTTGTCCCCTCAGGGAGCCCAGCAATAGAGGTAAGAAGGGCGGACACTTTCCAGCAGTCACTCAGCCTCCCTCTTGCTTCTTGCCCTGAAGCTCCAGATCTATTTCCAAtagctcctgaggattttgactatccGTGGGATTCCCAAACCAGCACACTCCTATTGCTATGTGTTGTTAATCTGTTCCAGGTTATGTTTCAGATTAAATAATTATTCAAGAAGATCACTGAGAGATCTACCTCAAGGTGAGACGGCTCAGCATGGCAGGGGGTGTGGGCAGCAGATGGTCTGGGTGGGATGGTCTTggcagcagcctggagcagtGGGCACACCCAgggctttggaacttcatctcCAAGTAACTGCAGGATCCTGAGAAACTGGTAGAATATTGGGAGAAGGTCTGCTGTGGCCCTGGTAATCCCAAAGAGgcacaaatgactgcagtgtgccagggcctggcccaCACCTATTGAGCTGTTTTCGacactcttcagcatcctcaagtGAAAGAGAGTtggatctgctgacagtgctggagcctctgcaactcctggcacaaaccctgcagcagctccaagtttTTGCTGCATGTCCTGCGgttgctccaagctctggaATGGTTCCACTGTCACTCCACCCCTCATaaagagctctgcagtcagTCCTGCTACaggtcctgtagctgttccaagtactgctatagcaaaatgaaacaaattcctcccaGAGGAGGTGCGCTGTGCCAGCAGGTACAGCCCTGTGTTCGCTCCAACCCCTCAAATCAGCCTTGTGGCTGCTCCAAATTCTGTCACAGgttctgtggtgattccagaTATGACAATGAGATGCGCTTctgcaacagcccaacagctgctccagctcctacattgaaccctgtggctgttaaaacccctgcaacaGGTCCTGCAGTTGCAAACTTATATGCATATAGTttagtatctatgcatatatgtttgcaaCAGCATATATTGtgtatatgtgaaaatataccatatatataacgtgtgtgtgtgcaaatacatatatatatgtacttgtCATAATGATTAcgctttttttattctctgtctcaGTATATAGCTTTACTTCAGCCCACACATTCTAAAGCGCAGCAATGCCCCGAGTCGcttacagatctccttgggactcCTGAAACTGACCCAGTCACTCAGGGAAGAGTACCAGAGGATCTCCAGGTCTTCTcgtggagcagctcctgaggtacattccttacaccagctctggaagaggcctccagttctctgctcctgctctgaaggggtcctcttgttatggcagagccagcaaggagaccagctctgacacagccttTCATATTGgcggctactgactgcagccctggagtgctgctgtagagacaacaggactgtcaTGAaacacacaagaccttcaggcctgcacaaatgagaggacttattaagagcactgtggcagtgtaaagagagcaggaatgaaaagagcacgttgtgctgctgtcagtggctgTACCTCACCCAGACCCAGACaaagtaggaagagagaagagctaaggaaaagtctattttgaaagctttttaggaATATTTTAACCTATTCAGGGAACCTGATTCaatgtttacatgagctcttggagtgagaaaatggaaatcaggtaggaaagaagtgaaataactttttatttatatgttcgATACCATTTTTTTTCGCGGATAGCTATAGCACACACAAGcaatcaaagatgcataaaacataaagaaccagcactgggaatcatgtgaggaagatgtgcactttatgTAAGCTGGAGGAGTGCTTactgcaacaccttcctgagagcgtgcttgatctccctgttcctcatgctgtagataatagggttcagcgttggaggaaccactgagtacagaagtgccactgtcagatccaggagtggggaggaaatggaggggggcttaaggtaggcaaaaaaggcagtgatgagAAATAGGGAGACCACcgccaggtgagggaggcacgtggagaaggctttgtgccgtccctgctcagagggcatcttcagcacggccatgaagatctgcccataggacacaactatgaaaacaaagcagccaaagactaaactgacactaaagatgataagcacaacttccctgagatttgattctgagcaggagagcttgaggatctgggggatttcacagaaaaactggttgacaacattgccgtggcagagaggcagtgaaaacgtactggcagtgtgcagcagggaatagagaagcccagcgccccaggcagctgctgccatggtggcacaagctctgctgtccatcaaggtcccgtagtgcaggggcttgcagatggcaacgtagcggtcataggacatgatggtgagaagggaaaactctgctgagaggaagaagacaaagaaaaaaatctgtgcagcacatcctgcgtaggagatggccctggtgtcccagagggcattggccatggctttggggagagtggtggagatgcagcccaggtcgaggagggccaggttgagcaggaagaagtacatgggggtgtgcaggcggcggtcgcaggctacggctgtgctgatgaggccgttgcccaggagggcagccaggtagatgcccagcaagagccagaagtgcaggagctgcagctgccgcgtgtctgccaacggcagcaggaggaactcgctgatggagctgctgttgggcatctgctgttcctgggcttggagtcctgttcagagtgcagaagataatgacaagtccagaccattctcagagacactcctcctgCTTTAGTATATTATTGGattacaagaaaagctgttcagagcagcagctgtggagcaagataaacagcagtATATAAGTTctcatttccctttgaaaaatggtcatttaactccagaacttttatttattttcatgagtttCACCATCTCTTAAGGAGTAGAATATTACGGAGCTCTGACTTCTCATATTctaatcatatcccagcctcctggctattttcctctttactgcagctgttctttataaccccagccccagcctcagtGCACTTCGAAATGTCTTAGGGATGTCTCCCTCCTTGCAGGAGAAGTCAtctattaatgtctgcagaaagcaatgataCATTAAAGTGATTGTTTCCTTTTagaaaggagaggctgaaagcacattctgtgttttcacCTTGTTCTCTGACTGTCCACAAAAACACCAActgactgcagaaatatttggcAGTAACGTAGCTTTGTTAAATTAGACATCCCCTTTAGATTTTTGCCCCAGTCCTTTCTGActtccctcagaacaggaaatgtaAAAACCatgccttggctctcctctggcaaaatacagaatcacagaatgacccgggttggaagggacctcaaggatcatgtagttccaacccccctgcctagcaggg
Encoded here:
- the LOC140265414 gene encoding olfactory receptor 14J1-like, with the protein product MDFSIITSTAVACDRRLHTPMNFFLLNLALLDLGCISTTLPKAMANALWDTRAISYAGCAAQIFFFVFFFSAELSLLTIMSYDRYIAICKPLHYGTLMDSRACATMAAAAWGAGVLSSLLHTASTFSLPLCHGNVVNQFFCEIPQILKLSCSDSYFREVVLIIFIGSLGFGCFVYIVVSYVQIFKTVLRMPSEQGRHKAFSTCLPHLAVVSLFLSTAFFAYLKPPSISSPLLDLTVALLYSVVPPTLNPIIYSMRNREIKHSLRKVLQYTVF